From the Bremerella alba genome, one window contains:
- a CDS encoding VCBS domain-containing protein: MFCNFLDFNASSQASPRRRLARKRGRLETLESRWPLSVSPIYADVSIDDSYVSYESGIVLDDVLYFSGETRHDQIGQEFMKYDPSANGGLGQASPIADINLGSGDGSNTSNFSSNPSNFVTMNGKVYFTAETFDSWIDVYEYDPAANEGAGQLRRVYDLPTTFTFDEMEALSGKLYFSGDDGEHGYELWELDLTSEGGIPSVRMLADFFVGTSGSVPMMLTAHNSKLYYMAKNDSIGYAMWSFNPADDGGQGTIAFEVDVTQTHHPPNQEYLVNEEMVVIDDTLYFREKHGSDANEVWAYNTNTQTARVIDIREGHYGSEPQYFTVLNDRLYVTAKKGTQFELWQFDPHVGEHGTLTLLTDANGFRPEDTYAYNGRLYFNVGTDSGDDLWEYVPGPAGSVGETNLVFDFSSYFNGPSTFIELDGLLYFDAYVLELGNPNYGYFLHRFDPNPPPQTMSDTYLVAEDSSLAVTTGGVLDNDSDPDGATLTVTLETLPQFGVVQLNEDGTFTYTPHENFSGTDTFTYLASDGGTGQAIGHVTITVEPTPDAAVIAGDLSATITEDHGTLQAGQLTVTDPDEGESEFQPQTDVPAEYGIFQLEANGDWTYQLDPEKVQHLNLGDTASETHLVRAQDGTAHELTINIQGANDAPTVAFDSISEAPVVGQPIDVMVLADDVDNANETLTYTLEVFQGDNPQPIEVQSGTHQTQWSVVTQITGVYTLSLTVTDANNESSTVQKTIIVGNSSSLDFLFTTDASLPGAINSEVTAPSGMFHEWEDATGQIWFTLGNDLPPRPIDVEFQITSTANRFLAPHLINALGEDRPWVHSQEDTTITSTATLQNVDLSEYQPGDRVLLATVIFSQNLENVAGMRVDVEGQYITPANTHGVQLENARILDTNRAIAVQEEVPGNFGPVIYDTNDDGKIGLRDFADFIREYGKSVGPENGAAYRFDFNRDGKVGLTDFAYFIRNYGARKAETSNLSFPESYLDVPESEPEPPSVTLEGEFPVTSFVESPQVLLSDWDSDFLKREETAKTARDSIQENTAPVQPLMANRTEEELRILDAVFQQIDSDRDLSATAADDHAPDLRSQRIER; the protein is encoded by the coding sequence ATGTTTTGCAACTTCTTGGATTTCAATGCTTCCTCTCAAGCCTCGCCACGCCGTCGACTGGCCCGAAAACGGGGGCGACTGGAGACATTGGAATCGCGATGGCCCCTCTCGGTGAGTCCGATCTACGCTGACGTTTCGATCGATGACTCCTATGTTTCGTACGAATCTGGAATCGTTCTCGACGATGTCCTGTATTTTTCAGGCGAGACGCGACACGACCAAATTGGGCAGGAGTTCATGAAATACGATCCCAGTGCCAACGGGGGTCTGGGGCAAGCGTCACCGATTGCCGACATCAATTTGGGTTCTGGCGATGGCTCGAATACCTCTAACTTCAGTTCAAATCCCAGCAACTTTGTCACCATGAATGGCAAGGTTTACTTCACGGCAGAAACCTTTGATTCGTGGATCGACGTTTACGAGTACGACCCCGCCGCAAACGAAGGGGCCGGCCAACTCCGCCGGGTTTACGACCTGCCGACGACATTCACATTTGATGAGATGGAAGCGCTCAGCGGCAAGCTGTATTTCTCGGGCGACGACGGAGAACATGGCTACGAACTCTGGGAGCTTGATCTTACTAGCGAAGGAGGCATTCCAAGCGTTCGAATGTTAGCCGATTTCTTCGTGGGAACGAGCGGTTCGGTTCCGATGATGCTGACCGCACACAACAGCAAGCTCTACTACATGGCTAAAAACGATTCCATCGGTTACGCCATGTGGAGCTTTAATCCTGCTGACGACGGCGGACAGGGTACCATCGCCTTCGAGGTGGACGTGACTCAAACTCACCACCCTCCTAACCAGGAGTATCTGGTCAATGAAGAAATGGTGGTCATCGACGACACCCTCTACTTCCGAGAAAAACATGGCAGCGATGCCAATGAGGTGTGGGCTTACAACACCAACACTCAAACGGCACGCGTGATTGATATCCGGGAGGGCCATTACGGATCGGAACCGCAATACTTCACGGTCCTCAATGACCGGCTCTATGTGACGGCCAAGAAAGGGACTCAATTTGAACTGTGGCAATTCGATCCCCACGTCGGCGAACATGGCACGCTAACACTACTCACCGATGCCAATGGCTTCAGGCCTGAAGACACCTATGCCTATAACGGTCGGCTCTATTTCAATGTCGGGACCGATAGCGGAGATGATTTGTGGGAGTACGTCCCTGGTCCCGCTGGCTCGGTCGGGGAAACAAATCTGGTATTCGACTTTTCTTCCTATTTCAATGGTCCCTCGACCTTTATCGAACTGGATGGACTCTTGTATTTCGATGCGTATGTGCTTGAACTGGGGAACCCGAATTACGGCTATTTCCTGCACCGCTTCGACCCGAACCCTCCGCCGCAAACGATGTCAGATACATACCTTGTCGCCGAAGATTCTTCGCTGGCAGTGACGACCGGGGGCGTCCTCGATAATGACTCCGATCCGGACGGAGCCACCCTCACGGTTACGCTGGAAACGCTGCCGCAATTTGGGGTCGTGCAACTGAACGAAGACGGGACATTCACCTACACCCCCCACGAGAATTTTTCCGGGACCGATACCTTTACGTATCTTGCCAGTGATGGAGGAACGGGCCAAGCGATCGGGCATGTGACCATTACCGTCGAACCGACACCCGATGCCGCCGTCATTGCAGGAGACCTCTCGGCGACGATCACCGAAGACCACGGCACGCTCCAGGCCGGTCAACTCACCGTGACCGATCCTGACGAAGGTGAATCGGAGTTCCAACCTCAGACCGATGTTCCTGCCGAGTATGGTATATTTCAATTGGAAGCCAACGGCGATTGGACTTATCAGCTAGATCCAGAAAAGGTTCAACACCTGAACCTGGGCGACACCGCAAGCGAAACACATCTGGTCCGTGCGCAGGATGGAACCGCTCATGAACTCACCATAAACATTCAAGGTGCAAACGATGCCCCGACGGTTGCCTTCGATTCGATTAGCGAAGCCCCGGTGGTCGGTCAACCGATTGATGTCATGGTTTTGGCTGACGATGTAGACAACGCGAACGAAACGTTGACTTATACCCTTGAAGTATTCCAGGGCGATAACCCCCAGCCGATCGAAGTGCAAAGTGGTACGCATCAGACCCAATGGTCGGTGGTCACTCAAATCACGGGAGTATATACGTTATCCTTGACCGTGACCGATGCCAACAACGAATCGTCCACGGTGCAGAAAACCATTATTGTCGGCAACAGTTCCTCGCTTGATTTTCTCTTCACCACCGATGCCTCTCTGCCTGGAGCGATCAATAGCGAAGTCACCGCTCCCTCAGGCATGTTTCACGAGTGGGAAGATGCGACCGGGCAAATTTGGTTTACCCTAGGTAACGACCTTCCCCCTCGTCCCATCGATGTCGAATTTCAAATCACCTCGACAGCGAATCGGTTCCTCGCTCCCCATCTAATCAACGCCCTGGGCGAGGATCGACCATGGGTGCATAGCCAGGAAGACACCACAATTACTTCGACCGCGACACTGCAAAATGTCGATCTGTCCGAGTACCAACCAGGCGACCGTGTCCTGTTGGCGACGGTTATCTTTTCTCAGAACCTGGAAAACGTGGCCGGCATGCGGGTCGACGTGGAAGGACAATACATTACCCCCGCCAACACGCATGGTGTTCAGCTTGAAAATGCTCGAATTCTGGATACCAATCGTGCCATTGCCGTACAAGAAGAAGTGCCTGGCAACTTTGGACCGGTCATCTACGATACGAATGACGATGGCAAGATCGGTCTCAGGGACTTCGCCGATTTTATCCGTGAGTATGGAAAGTCGGTCGGCCCAGAGAACGGGGCTGCCTATCGTTTCGACTTCAATCGTGACGGAAAGGTGGGCCTCACCGATTTTGCCTACTTCATCCGTAACTATGGTGCTCGCAAAGCCGAGACCTCGAATCTTTCGTTTCCAGAATCTTACCTCGATGTCCCTGAGTCCGAGCCAGAACCACCATCGGTAACACTAGAAGGGGAGTTCCCTGTCACAAGCTTTGTAGAATCCCCGCAAGTCCTCCTCAGTGACTGGGATTCGGACTTCCTGAAACGTGAGGAAACGGCGAAGACGGCTCGTGACTCAATTCAAGAGAACACAGCGCCAGTCCAACCGCTTATGGCCAACCGAACGGAAGAGGAACTTCGCATCCTGGATGCTGTGTTCCAACAAATAGACAGCGATCGAGACCTTTCCGCTACGGCTGCCGATGATCACGCACCCGATCTACGCTCCCAAAGGATCGAGCGATGA